The nucleotide sequence TTTAGTAAATGAAAACAtagcaagcctgggcaacatagcaagaccttgtttctacaatcaacaacaacaacaacaaaacccaggcacggtggcatgtgtttgtggtcccagctactcaggaggctgaggtgagaggatcacctgagcccagaaggtcaaggttgcagtgagccatgatcgcaccattgcattccagcttgggagaaaaaataaataaataaaagaaaaataaacacaagcgAAAGAAACTTactaaaacacaaattttaaaagaattaaatagaaCCCTGAGAAGTAAAAAGTAGTTGATGGAGCTGTTGGGCTGGACAGAGGGGAGGTCCCCAGCTGGCCCCAGGGACTTCTCATTCCTCTTGCAGAAAGGAAAGGGGCTTCTCCTGCAAAGCAGCTGCAGGTTCGCTTAtcaaaatgtttgcttttcttttcttttttttttgagatggggtctcgctctgtagcccaggctggagtgcagtggcatgatcttggctcactgcaacccctcctgggttcaagcgattctcctgcctcagtctcccgagtagctgggaccacaggcatgtatcacggtagcaggacaagctgcagacaaaactcctcagacaccggggTAAAGAAGGAAGTGGTTTATTTGGCCGGGAATGTCGGCAGATTCGCATCTTAAGAGCTGAGCTCCCCGAAAAAAGCCTTTTtcaaggcttacaactttaaggggtccacatgataaatcgagcaagcgtgggaaacgtgactgggggctacatgcatcagctaacagaacaaaaagttttacaatgcttttttcatacagtgtttGGAAtgtacagataacacaagtagtttaggtcaggggttgatattattattattactttttttaactcctaggACCGaatggtggtgccaaggttgtctggctatttatcttacttttttttttttttttccaactttttgctttttttctgctcTTGTGAACTAGACaaggtgcggggaggagggcagcaggagtagtagtggtctccttccttaccaccatatccagctaatttttgtatttttagtagagactgggtttcaccatgttggccaggctgctccggaactcctaacctcgtgatccacccctcttggcctcccaaagtcctgggattgcaggtgtgagccaccgtgcctggcccaaaatgttttcttaaatgtgtTCTGTGCCTGGGCTTTGATTATCAACATGTTGAATGGCACGTCTGATCACCATAATTTTGAAGTGGTGACGGCTGTAAATTTCAAGGTGTCTGTGACAACAGTATTTGATGTGGTCATTTCATGGGTGTTGCATGTGAGGTCACATTCATACCCGAAGGAAACATGAAATTTTCAGTCAagggcaacaaaaaaaaaaaaaaaaaaagaggtaatttTCCCCCCATCTCAGTTCACAGATTCTCTGAATTTTGATTTCTGATTTCCAGGTTAAGAAGTGGCTCTCaaccagcatttaaaaataaacaaaaataaaaatagaagtagagaagagaaaaaaacgcTAGTGTGTATTTCATGCAGAAAGATGAAGCTGGGTTGTGAAATCTTTGCCTAGGTCTGGTGTTCAGGGGCCAGACTTTGCAGCTTGGCCACCTCAAGGTGAACTTCCAACTCTACCTCTAACTGCTGTGTAGGACAAGTGACTTTGcactcagtgcctcagtttcctcattttgcaGAGATAATTAAAGTCCTGTCCTTCAATTGTTGTGGGTGGGGACTTTGGGTGGAGCCCTTGAAACAGGACCTGGCCCTTCCCCTGATCACTGACTGTTTGTTGCATTAGATGATCACTGACTGTTTGTTGCATTAGATGATCACTGACTGTTTGTTGCATTAGATGATCACTGACTGTTTGTTGCATTAGATGATCACTGGGTGTTTGGCTGTTGCATTACACGTGTTGCTTCCTGAGTCTCAAGTAGGATCAATTTCTCTCTGTGGATCATGGTCCCAAAGGgctgaaaaccctgtctctggaGGCCCCTGGAGCTCTGATCTTGGCAAGTGCCGATGTGGACTTGGAGGCTTGGGAAGGGGACATGAAGAATGGGCCAGGTCTAGGGCTTATACTGATTTCCTGTTGCTACTGTGACAAATTACCACAGTGTGAGGCCTACTATCTCCAGCCATCTGCATCTCCTGCCTTTGCTCATGTTGAGCCCTCAAACTGTAATGCCCTCCTCCCCTTGTCTCCACTTGGCCAACTGTCCCTCATCCTTTAAGACTTACCTCAGACATTGCCTCCTCTAGGAAGACTTCCCTGAAGCACATCCCCCTCACCTCACCTCTGGGCAGGTGCCCACACACAATGACCTACATGTGTCCCCAACCATGCAGATGGCAAAGTGAACTGCCACTATCTGCCTCTGCACCAGCCCCCACCACGGTGTATACACACTCAGCTGAAAcctggcctcttcttttttttttttttttttttttttttgagacggagtctcgctctgctgcccaggctggagtgcagtggccagatctcggctcactgcaagctccacatcccaggttcacgccattctcctgcctcagcctcccgagtatctgggactacaggcgcccgccacctcgcccggctagttttttgtattttttagtagagacggggtttcaccgtgtcagccaggatggtctcgatctcctgacctcatgatccgcccgtctcggcctcccaaagtgctgggattacaggcttgagccaccgcgcccggcctggcctcTTCTTTATACCCCCCAGTGCCAGGAGAGCCTGGTGAGGACAAGGCCTtggcaaacatttactgagtgaatgggtgagtgagtggctTCCCTGAGGCCCCTTGAACACTCAGAGAAGCCTGGGACTGAGTGGCCAGAAGAGGCCCGCTGGATGGGCCTGGGGTGAGGGACAGTGGGGAGTGGTGGCCTTGAAGCCTGACTCTTCAAAGATTGTGGGACTGGCACAGAGACCCACAGCACCCCTGAGGGGGTGGTGCTGCTCTCTTTCTGTCCTCGGCAGAGTCACCTTTGCCCTATCCCTCATCTCAGTTCACTGGGCTCCAGCACTGCGGCCTTTGTCTCCAAGGAGCAGGGGAGGGTTTGGTTGTACCCCAGATGCAAGGACCAATCCTGGATGCACTGATTTTGCAGAAGCTTTATTTATTGGTGGATTCAGGTTCAGCGTCCCGACTCAGTTACTCCAGTACCATCAGCCACCACCACCCGGATGGCCTCAGCTCAGATGGCCCCGTACCCCACCCTAGAGACCCGAGGGTGCCTTTGATGGTCATGTGACAGTAACTGGCGGTTCAGTGGTCGGCTCCTCTAGTGGGTAATTCCATTCAAAGCCAATGCTCTTGATGCCGAGGAGTCCATATTGGCCATAGATGCCCACCAGCACCTGCCCCTCTTGGCTGGGGTAGACAGAGAAGATCTGGCCATCGAGCTTCCCAAAATAGAAAGTGCGGTCCTTGCTGGTGTACAGGACCATACCCCGGAGGAAAGTTTGGAAGGCGACAAAGACTTTTGTGATGTATTCGCCTGGCTGCAGGGTGACTTCCTGGGTATTCCCACCTGAGGCGCCCTGTTTCACATCCCAGGTGTCTCCAAGTTTCACCTGGACACTGGGGGAGAGGCAAAGCTTTGGACGCCCAGATCTGGGATGGCCCAGCACATCCCGGGTCCTCAGCGCCCCCACCCTCCTTCCCAGGATGCAGAGAGTCCAGCGCCATCAGAATTCGGGTCCCTGACACAAACTCACTGGTCACCAACCCTGGTTCTACCACTTTCAGGCCCTGTGATCTTGAGCTCATTACTCAGCCTCTTCGGacttagtttccccatctgcaaagtgGATGTGATTTTTGGGAGGAGTCACTGAGGTCCAGGCGAGGAGAGCTCCGCGCAGTGCCTGGTCCACGTGACTGCAGAAGGCACCAGTTGCCGTCACTGTGGCCCACATATGAGCTGCCTCTGGCTGAGCCTGGACCTCCCCAGCCTTAGTCACTCTGAGCAGAGCAGCTCACAGACCGAGGGGCAGGTGACTTCCCACACTCACCGGCACTTCCCCGACGGGGCTTATCTGCATCCCTCCCTCACCCTGCTGCTCTCCTAGGACGCACCCCTCCAGCTCGCCATGCTCACACAGTCTCCTCTGCTGTTGggcttctctcccctctcccaggaCCCCAGAACTCCTAAGTGCAGGGCAAAAATCCATCCCAGACCTCCAGCAGAGACACCTCGATATGAAGGAAATGGTCCTGGATTTCTGCCTCTAACACTTCTGCTGACTCATGTTCAGTCAGTGGTCCACTCTGACCCTTACCTCCTGTCTTCTTTGACAGTAATCGGACAGACTTTTCCCTGACTTTCCTATCAGGCATGGGGACGGAGAGGTCATTTTTGGTTGAGTTGAGCTTGGGTTGAAGGGAGAAGGTAGGGAGGACGGTCTGACCTCTGCTCAAGCCATGAAGCATCGGTGGGAGCCAGGCATGCGTGGGAAAACTGGCTACAGGTGCCTACCGGCTGCCCCGAGTTCCTAAAACTGTGGGATGGGTGGGGACATGGCCTCACTCACCTTTTCACCAGGAGAAGACCCACAGACACCCGCAGCCCTGTAATTTCATGGTCGTAATCTTCAGTGGTGGTGAAATACTTGCCTCCTCCAGGGCCGTACATCTCTgcagaaaagagaacaaaagggaagaaaatccCCACTCAGTGATATGGGGGCAACCTCTGCCAGAACAGGGGACCCCGCCCCTCCAGGCAGACAGGATGGTTCTGTGACCAGAGTTAGTCTGGGACAAGGGCCGGGTGAGGCCCTGGCTCTcctggagggaggcaggggaggttGAGGGCAGACTCCACCGACTTACTCCCTGCCCAGGTAGGGCCCCCCAGGAGGGCAAGCGTGAGCAGCAGCAGCATGGCCTCTGGCCGGTGCATCCCAGGGCTCTGTGGGAAGAAGAGAGGCCTCCTGACTCCAAAGCAAGGGCCAGTGTGGCCTCGCTGGGCCCCACCCATGGAGCCAAGCACCTTACCTCGCCTGTGACTGGGTGTCTGATTGTGTTGGGCACCCTTCACATGGCCTTTATACTCTCCTGGGCCCTCTGGGCCCCCATCCAGAAGGAAGGAGCAAGGGGCCACCAGGGGGACAGGAAGGAGCTGGCCGTGGGGCTCTTCCTGGGGGAAGGCCCAGGGCCGGCCTTGGGGAGGCTCCCGGACGTGTGGCATTTGCTGTCTTGGCTCTGCAGCCTACATAAACAGAGCTGGGGACAGTGACAGGCACTTCACGATCACCTCTGGGCTCTCTCAGTCAACACTGGTGCCGACCTGGATGGCAGAGTTGGGGAGAGGCTGGCTTATTGGCTTCCACCCGAGGGTAACAGGTCAAGGGTCCACAAAAGCTCCGTGGGGCCCCCTGCCACCGTGGGCGACCTGGAGTCAGGGCCTCCTTCAGACTCAAGCAGCACCTGGTGCCTGGCAGGCTTCCTAGGACCCAGGCTGAGCTCGATGCAGGCCCCAAGAGAGCTTGAATGGACCACCCAGCCCTTTGTGTCCTGTGCCCTGTGCAACAGGTGCCCCAGGCACTGGCCCTCAAGGCACTGCCCTTGGAGGCTGCCTGGGTTTCTCCTCTGTGCTGCATCTGGGTGGAGCGGGTATGAGCCAGTGTTCAGGGGCTCAGAGATCATAGGAGGGAAGGACACCAAAGGTGCAGTCCTTGCCACAATGGGAGGCAGAGGGCCTGGGGAGGGCGACCCCCCAGGCTGGTGTTTGGAGATGTCTCATCCCAAGGACCCTGAAGGACCCAGGGCATTGGGAGTGAGCTGGAGTCTGCAGAAGAGGTGGGGTGTCGGATAAGGATCAGGGGAGAAGAGATAAAGGCTGTCAGATGCCCTGCAATCAGGGGACAGATTGCAGCTCAAACGCAGTTCCATGCGTGTCCTCAGGACACCTTTCGTGTGTGTTCCAGGGACTGAAGCTCTGCAGGGCCCGTGACCACTCGGAACAGCCACAGAGCCGTGATCACCAACACAGGACCCTGGAGCCAGAGGCGGGTCCAGCCCGGCTTCCTTATGTAGCTGGGCTGGGATCTGCAGGCACttgcttcacctctctgggcctctgttctGTGTGGATAACAGTAGAACCTCCCCTTGACGGTGCTGTGAGGAGCTGAGATCCTCCCCCCGGGGCCAGTTTCCCTGACCCTTAGACTTTATGCCTTGGGGGAGACTGTACCACGTTAATTTTTGGAAAGAGCAAAAGCTGACAAATCATAGACGCGTCCACCTGGAGATGCCGAGAGCCCCGGTGGTGGATCCCTGGCTTTGGAAAACTTGGGTGGAGACAGTGGGGGACGCTCCCACTGCACACCCATCCCCCAGGGAAACAGGGTGGAAGACCAATGTGTCTGGACCCCACATGCTTCCCAGGCAGAGGGGTGTGGAGAAGGGCTTTGCGCATGCACAGAATGACTCTGGAAGTGCTGGCTCACCAGGAATGGGGACGCTGGTCTCAACAGGATGAGGGTGGGCAGGGGCTGCGAGAGGCGCAGGACTTTAATGACTTGAACCAGGGCCTGCGCCAGGGGTGGCGATATACGGCCCAGCCAACCACCACCTGGGCACCTCTGCCCAGCCCATGAGCAAAGAATGTCTCCTACATGTTAACATTCTTAGGAAACATTCTAAAGAACGATGTCTTGTGGTccatgaaaattatttgaaattcccATGCCCCAGTTCATAAGTCAAGCATCATTGGCCCACAGCCGCCGTGCGCTCATTGGCATGTGGCCTGTGGCTGCCTTCATGCTTGCACAGAAGCTCACATGGCTGTGACAGAGACCTGCagcccctgaacctaaaattcTACTATCTGGCCCTTCACACAAAATGTCCACCCACTCCTGGTCAATACCTATTCCCAAAGAACCACCATAGCCCTGTACCTGGTGCTGGATGGCACAGTCAGGAAGGGGGCTCCCCGTGACCCCCCAGCCCTGACGGGGCAGGAGCAGAGCAGCACATTAGCCTTGGCACCTGGCCCTTGTTCTGGCGCCTGTACCATCTCCCTGGAGAGGCTGATCAGGGCTGGGTTCCTACTGACTAGTGTTTCAAGGTGAGGCCCCAGTTGCACCTCTCTGCACCCCCTCAAGCGCTCCTCTGATTTCGAGGGAAGCAGaccccaggctgggggagggtaAGAGGAGCCCCTCTCAGGAGGAACCTCcttcagggaggtggaggtggaagaggCCAAGCCCTTGGCCAGCACAGCTCTTGGAGGCAGGAGCTCAGAGGTGGCACAAAGGGGCTGTGTTCTTGCCCCAGCCCAGCCTGAGGGCGCCTTTCCATGTTTTGCTGGCAGTTCAGAGGCCTTCTTTCTAACTCCAGGCTGACAGGGTTTGGTGCCCAGAAGGAGAGTCATCTGGGCCAGGACTCCAGAAGCACCAGCTGGGGTTGGGGGCACTAGGAGGCAGAGACAGTATACACTGGAGGGGAGGTTAAGATGGTACGAACATGGGGATCACACATGCTCATTCACACACGTGCACTTGAAgatgcatgcatacacatgcagCCAGACACACActgcccagcctctcctgcacgCGGGGGACATGCACACACGACACCCCTCTTCACCTGCATGCCTGACCTGGGGAAGAAGCCCACCTGGTGGGAGGCACCCCTCTCCCACTCTCCATCTGCCCTGGCCCAAGTGCTGGCCCTGAGCCCGCGTACAGGGAGACTCAACACAGGCCCTTTGTCCCTTGGGATCAGGGCTCCCAAGAGAGggatttactgagcatttatttCCAGCCCTGGGCACACCCAGTCCTCATTCTGCCAGGAGAGGGGAACAATGAGGCCTTCTCCTGCCTGCAGAGGTGGCCCCGGGCCGGCTGGTCCTTGTGTGTCAGGAGTCAGGTTAGGGCCACAAGCCCCTGGCCTCCCTGCCCTCCAGGTGTGGGACTTGGGAAGACCCCTCTGTGGCTCTGCAGCCTGAGGCACAGCAAACAAGAGGGTCTCCATCTGCACCCACTCAGTGGGTGGGGCCTCCCTGTGGCCTGGGGGCCAGGCTGAGCCTCTGCAGGAAGCCCCCAGCCTCACTGGAAGCAGGAACATGAGTTCCTGGCTAGGATCTCCGGATAGGACTGGCCTCACTGAGACTCTGAGCAAAGTCAGGAGCTGTCTCCTCCCAGGGCCTCAGCGGCTCCCTGGGACTCAGGAACCAGAGGGAAGGTCCTGctgcctgggggaggggcaggatcAGAAGCCCAGGGGCCTTTACCCCAACCCCAGCAGGTCAACACGGGCTATGCATGTGGACTTGCCCTTGAACGGCTGCTGCTGGGGAAGGAGGCCCTGAGGGAAGGGCGCAGCCTTGTGCTCCTGAAACCACAGCTCCCCCCGCATGCCTGTGGCACACTCACTGAGTTCCCTTTGGTGCCACACCTGcactaagctttttttttttttttttttcagagacaaagtctgtctctgttgcccaagctggagtgcactggctctatctcggctcactgtaacctccacctcccgggttcaagcgattcccctgcctctgcctcccaagtagctgggattacaggcacccaccactacgcctggctaattttttttatttttagtagagatggggtttcatcatattggccaggctggtctcgaactcctgaccttgtgatctgcctgcctcggcctcccaaattgctgggattacaggcatgcgctatcACACCTAGCCTCCGCTAAGCATTTTATCTGCACTTACCCCAGAGAAACTCAATACTTTTATTGGAAAACCAGGACACATAACCACACATTTTGCCTAATCTTTCACATAATTCACCTTCCACTAGTATTGATGTCGGGCTCAGCTTTTGCACCTGCCCCGGTAGATTCTGTGATAAGTGACCTGAGCAGCCTGGCCCGGCGCCACACTCCGACCCTGTTCCTGACTGCACCTCACGAAGCCACTCCCAGCCTCGGTTTCTCTATGAGTAAACAGGCCCCTAGCACACCCCAGCGCCTGAGGCTGTTGGGAGGGAGGAGCAAGACAATGTTTGTGGCCGCCGGCCATCTGCTGGGGAAACCAGTCCGTGTTAttgaggtgatatggtttggctgtgtccctgcccaaatctcaccttgaattgtagttcccatcattcctacatgttgtgggagggacctggtgagaggtaattcaATCGTGGGCAGTGAGTTACCGccatgctgctgttctcgtgatagagaGTGAATTCTCACAACATCTGCTGGTTTTATACAGAGATGTTCCCCGTTTTGCCCGGCACTTCTCCTtactgccaccatgtgaagaaggacgtgtttgcttccctttctgccgtgatagtaagtttcctgaggcctccccagccatgctgaactgtgagtcaattaaacctctttcctttataaaatacctaccctcagttatgtctttattagcagcgtgagaatggactgatacatGAGGACCAGCCCGGATGAGGCCCTCGATGGTGTCAGACACTAGAACAGCCTCACACTGGTTTGAGTCAGTTGCTCGTCTCCTTCCCAGAAGTGGTTGAGCCCTCCCTGGGAGGCTGCAGAGGGAGTAGCCCTGTGGGTGCGTCACTGGTCCGGGAGGCCACTTCCTGACTGCGGCCCCCACCGTGAGCCATGTGGAGGGCCTGGAATTTTTGAGACTCGAGGATGGACGGTCCAGACGGACCAAGATGGCGGAAGCTGAGGATGGGCCCTGGGGAGCTGTCCTCCAAGGACGAAGCCAACAGATATTTCCGCTACATTTACCACCCAAATTCAGACATATTGGAGAGTAAAAGGTGACAGTGACACCCATGCACTCCCTGCCTCTCCTGTCCTCAGCATTCTCCTGTGTGGGTGTCACTGCATTTGTCTATGTCCTGGACCCTCCGTCCACCCATCGCTTCATCTTCTTTCCTCAGACATATCAGGTGCTGACCTCAGTTCACTTCCCCTCAGACACTTCTACATGGGTGTCATTAACCAGACTGTTGTGGGTTTGGACTTTTCCTAATTTGAAGCACAGTCTGCATACAACGAAATCACAAATCTGGAAGTGTATATTCacaggtttaaaaaatatttatgaattccCGGACCACTTGGCTGGGCTGCAGCATCTGGCAGGAGGCCTGGGGCTAACTgctcacttgagaccagcctgcagaACAA is from Macaca fascicularis isolate 582-1 chromosome 20, T2T-MFA8v1.1 and encodes:
- the ZG16B gene encoding pancreatic adenocarcinoma up-regulated factor isoform X2, which encodes MYGPGGGKYFTTTEDYDHEITGLRVSVGLLLVKSVQVKLGDTWDVKQGASGGNTQEVTLQPGEYITKVFVAFQTFLRGMVLYTSKDRTFYFGKLDGQIFSVYPSQEGQVLVGIYGQYGLLGIKSIGFEWNYPLEEPTTEPPVTVT
- the ZG16B gene encoding pancreatic adenocarcinoma up-regulated factor isoform X1, with amino-acid sequence MHRPEAMLLLLTLALLGGPTWAGKMYGPGGGKYFTTTEDYDHEITGLRVSVGLLLVKSVQVKLGDTWDVKQGASGGNTQEVTLQPGEYITKVFVAFQTFLRGMVLYTSKDRTFYFGKLDGQIFSVYPSQEGQVLVGIYGQYGLLGIKSIGFEWNYPLEEPTTEPPVTVT